A DNA window from Camelina sativa cultivar DH55 chromosome 17, Cs, whole genome shotgun sequence contains the following coding sequences:
- the LOC104757176 gene encoding putative leucine-rich repeat receptor-like serine/threonine-protein kinase At2g14440, protein MLRFILSCLLFFSFRLPSSSARPAPYALRISCGARKNVRTPPTYALWFKDIAYTGGIPANATSPSYITPPLKTLRYFPISGGPNNCYNIVRVPKGHYSVRIFFGVVDQPNFDKEPLFDISIEGTQISSLKSGWSSEDDQVFAEARIFLMGGTATICFHSTGHGDPAILSIEVLQVDEKAYNFGQGWGQGVILRTATRLACGTGKPRFGEDYGADHWGGDRFWNPRRSFGKGADSPRSTENTIKKASVSPNFYPEALYQSALVSTDDQPDLTYSLDVEPNSKYSVWLHFAEIDATITAEGKRVFDVVINGDTFFEDVDIIKMSGDRYAALVLNATVTVSGRTLTVVLQPKAGGRAIINAIEVFEIITAEFKTLRDEVGALQKMKKALALPSRFGWNGDPCIPPQHPWSGADCQLDKNTSRWFIDGLDLDNQGLKGFLPNDISKLKHLQSINLSQNSIQGGIPASLGSVTSLEVLDLSYNSFNGSIPETLGELTSLRILNLNGNSLSGKVPAAVGGRLLHRASFNFTDNAGLCGIPGLPACGPHLSSGAKIGIAFGVSLALLLIVACAMIWWKRRQNILRAQQIAARGAPYAKKRTHVSHDIQMSRHGNNNNHGQARTAVENGPSLLS, encoded by the exons ATGCTTCGATTTATCCTCTCatgtcttctctttttctcttttcgtcTTCCCTCTTCGTCAGCTCGACCAG cTCCATATGCCTTGCGGATTAGTTGTGGAGCTCGAAAAAATGTCCGAACCCCGCCAACTTATGCTCTTTGGTTCAAAGATATTGCCTACACTGGAGGCATACCTGCCAATGCAACATCTCCTAGTTATATAACTCCTCCATTGAAGACACTTCGATATTTCCCCATCTCTGGAGGTCCAAACAATTGCTACAACATTGTCCGAGTGCCAAAGGGACACTACTCAGTTAGGATCTTCTTTGGAGTTGTTGATCAACCTAACTTCGACAAAGAGCCTCTCTTTGACATATCTATTGAAGGGACTCAGATTTCCTCTCTCAAATCCGGTTGGAGTAGTGAAGATGATCAAGTCTTCGCTGAGGCTCGCATCTTTCTTATGGGTGGGACAGCTACAATATGTTTCCATAGTACAGGTCATGGTGATCCTGCCATCCTTAGTATTGAGGTTCTCCAGGTTGATGAGAAAGCTTACAACTTTGGTCAAGGTTGGGGCCAAGGAGTGATACTTAGAACTGCCACCAGGTTGGCTTGTGGTACTGGTAAGCCAAGGTTTGGTGAAGATTACGGTGCGGATCATTGGGGTGGTGATAGGTTTTGGAATCCGAGGAGATCTTTTGGTAAAGGCGCTGATTCTCCAAGATCAACTGAGAATACTATCAAGAAAGCATCCGTTTCGCCAAACTTTTATCCGGAAGCACTGTATCAGTCAGCTTTAGTTAGTACAGACGACCAACCAGATTTAACATATAGCCTGGATGTGGAACCAAACAGTAAGTACTCAGTGTGGTTGCACTTTGCAGAGATTGATGCTACAATCACTGCTGAAGGCAAAAGGGTGTTTGATGTTGTGATAAATGGCGACACTTTCTTTGAAGATGTGGATATCATAAAGATGAGTGGCGACAGATATGCAGCACTTGTTCTCAATGCTACAGTGACTGTGAGTGGAAGAACCTTAACAGTCGTTCTACAACCCAAGGCTGGTGGTCGTGCTATTATCAATGCAATTGAGGTCTTTGAGATCATCACCGCTGAGTTTAAAACATTACGAGATGAAG TCGGTGCATtacagaaaatgaaaaaagctTTAGCACTTCCATCAAGGTTTGGATGGAATGGTGATCCATGTATTCCCCCACAACATCCATGGAGTGGAGCTGATTGTCAGCTGGACAAGAACACCAGCCGATGGTTCATTGATGGACT TGATCTTGATAACCAAGGTCTGAAAGGTTTCCTACCAAACGAcatatcaaaactaaaacatctTCAGAGCAT AAACTTGAGTCAAAACAGCATTCAAGGAGGAATACCTGCATCACTTGGAAGTGTTACCAGCTTGGAAGTATT AGACCTCTCTTACAATTCTTTCAATGGATCTATCCCTGAAACCTTAGGAGAATTAACATCCCTGCGGATTCT GAATCTCAATGGAAACTCTTTGTCAGGAAAAGTACCAGCGGCTGTAGGTGGGAGGCTGTTGCACAGAGCAAGCTTCAA CTTCACAGATAATGCAGGTCTTTGCGGAATCCCAGGGCTTCCAGCTTGCGGACCTCACCTTTCTTCAGGAGCCAAGATTGGGATAGCATTTGGTGTTAGTCTAGCATTACTGTTGATTGTTGCATGTGCAATGATATGGTGGAAAAGACGACAGAACATTCTTCGGGCACAGCAGATTGCAG CAAGAGGAGCTCCGTATGCAAAAAAGAGAACACATGTATCTCATGACATACAAATGTCAAGGCACGGGAACAATAATAACCACGGCCAAGCTCGTACTGCTGTGGAAAATGGACCAAGCTTGTTGTCGTGA
- the LOC104757177 gene encoding tyrosine--tRNA ligase 2, cytoplasmic yields the protein MEALSINEQTQASSLPSGLQISEEVEKRYNVVRSVGEQCIHDDELQDLLAKKAAPVCYDGFEPSGRMHIAQGLMKILNVNKLTSAGCRVKIWIADWFAYMNNKLGGDLKKIRIVGDYYKEIFQAAGMNTENVEFLWSSDEINARGEEYWPLVMDIACKNSLAQIKRCMPIMGLSETEELSASHILYVCMQCADTFFLEADICQLGVDQQTVNLLARDYCDNTKRGNKPVILSHHMLPGLQQGQKKMSKSDPSSAIFMEDEEAEVNVKIKKAYCPPDIVEGNPCLEYVKYIILPWFSEFTVERDEKYGGNRTFKSFEDIAADYESGQLHPKDLKDALTKALNKILQPVRDHFKTNSRAKNLLKQVKGYKVTRVIPTASSTEKESLSVNSSSSASSLAAGLQMSEEAEMKYQTVRSIGEECIQEDELKNLLAKKPAPICYDGFEPSGRMHIAQGVMKVTNVNKLTSAGCQVKIWIADWFAQLNNKLGGDLERIRVVGEYFKEIWQAGGMNNDKVAFLWASDEINGKGNKYWPLVMDIARRNNLRRILRCGQIMGRSETEVLSAAQILYPCMQCADIFLLEADICQLGMDQRKVNMLAREYCADIKRKNKPIILSHHMLPGLQQGQEKMSKSDPSSAIFMEDEEADVNEKINKAYCPPRTVEGNPCLEYIKYIVLPRFNEFNVENEKNGGNKTFKSFEDIAADYESGELHPDDLKKALMKALNITLQPVRDHFKTNERAKNLLEQVKAFRVTR from the exons ATGGAGGCTCTTTCCATCAATGAACAAACTCAGGCTTCTTCTTTGCCCTCCGGATTACA GATAAGTGAGGAGGTCGAAAAAAGATACAATGTAGTCAGAAGTGTTGGCGAACAATGCATACATGATGATGAGCTGCAGGATCTTCTGGCTAAGAAGGCTGCTCCGGTTTGCTATGACGGTTTTGAACCATCAGGGAGGATGCATATCGCTCAG GGACTGATGAAGATCTTGAATGTGAACAAATTGACTTCTGCTGGTTGCCGAGTGAAAATTTGGATTGCAGATTGGTTTGCATATATGAACAACAAGTTAGGAGGTGACTTGAAGAAAATCAGGATTGTCGGAGACTATTATAAGGAGATATTTCAGGCAGCCGGGATGAACACTGAGAATGTAGAGTTTCTATGGTCATCCGATGAAATAAATGCTAGGGGGGAGGAGTACTGGCCTCTTGTGATGGATATTGCGTGCAAAAATAGTCTCGCCCAGATAAAACG GTGTATGCCTATTATGGGTTTGAGTGAAACTGAGGAGCTGAGTGCATCTCATATTCTGTATGTATGCATGCAATGTGCTGATACTTTCTTCCTCGAG GCTGATATTTGCCAGCTTGGGGTGGATCAGCAAACTGTAAATTTGCTAGCGAGAGACTATTGTGATAACACTAAGAGGGGAAACAAACCCGTCATCTTGTCCCACC ATATGCTTCCTGGTCTTCAACAAGGACAGAAAAAGATGTCTAAGAGTGATCCTTCATCTGCCATCTTCATGGAAGATGAAGAG GCTGAAGTTAATGTGAAGATTAAGAAAGCTTATTGCCCTCCCGACATTGTGGAAGGTAACCCATGCCTAGAATACGTCAAATACATCATCTTACCCTGGTTCAGTGAGTTCACAGTTGAGCGAGATGAGAAGTATGGCGGTAACAG GACTTTTAAAAGCTTTGAAGACATTGCCGCTGACTATGAAAGCGGCCAGTTGCACCCTAAGGATCTGAAGGACGCTCTGACAAAAGCATTGAATAAGATACTGCAA CCTGTTCGTGATCATTTCAAAACTAACAGCCGCGCCAAGAATCTGCTCAAACAGGTCAAG GGATACAAAGTCACCAG AGTCATCCCAACGGCTTCATCCACAGAGAAGGAGTCTCTTTCCGTCAACTCATCAAGCTCAGCATCTTCTTTGGCCGCCGGATTACA GATGAGCGAGGAGGCTGAGATGAAATACCAGACTGTGAGGAGTATTGGTGAGGAATGCATACAAGAGGACGAGCTGAAGAATCTTCTTGCAAAGAAGCCTGCTCCGATCTGCTACGATGGTTTTGAACCATCAGGAAGGATGCACATTGCCCAG GGAGTGATGAAGGTCACCAATGTGAACAAATTGACTTCAGCTGGTTGTCAAGTGAAAATTTGGATTGCAGATTGGTTTGCTCAATTGAACAACAAGTTGGGAGGTGACTTGGAGAGGATTAGAGTGGTTGGAGAATACTTCAAAGAGATTTGGCAAGCGGGTGGGATGAACAACGACAAAGTAGCATTTCTTTGGGCATCAGACGAAATTAATGGTAAGGGGAATAAGTATTGGCCTCTTGTGATGGACATTGCTCGTAGAAACAACCTCCGTCGAATCCTgag GTGTGGGCAGATTATGGGACGTAGTGAGACCGAGGTGCTGAGTGCAGCTCAAATTCTTTACCCATGTATGCAGTGTGCGGATATTTTCTTACTCGAG GCTGATATTTGCCAGCTCGGGATGGATCAGCGGAAAGTAAACATGTTAGCAAGAGAATACTGTGCTGACATTAAGAGAAAGAATAAACCCATCATCCTGTCCCACC ATATGCTTCCTGGTCTCCAACAAGGACAAGAAAAAATGTCCAAAAGTGATCCATCATCTGCCATTTTTATGGAAGATGAGGAG GCTGATGTTAATGAGAAGATCAACAAAGCTTATTGCCCTCCAAGAACTGTGGAAGGCAATCCATGTCTTGAATACATCAAATATATCGTTCTGCCACGATTCAATGAGTTCAAtgttgaaaatgaaaagaacGGCGGTAACAA GACCTTCAAAAGCTTTGAAGACATTGCTGCTGACTACGAGAGCGGCGAGTTGCATCCTGATGATCTGAAGAAGGCCTTGATGAAAGCGTTGAATATAACCCTGCAA CCTGTTCGCGATCATTTCAAAACCAACGAGCGGGCCAAAAATCTACTGGAACAGGTCAAG gcTTTTAGAGTCACTAGGTGA